The Candidatus Dependentiae bacterium genome has a segment encoding these proteins:
- a CDS encoding ribonucleotide-diphosphate reductase subunit beta — translation MSSQVQGILNNSTINPNKILPMRYLWARQHYVDGVANNWTPEEISMQKDVEQWKSTTFLSDTERRMILWNLGFFSTAESLTANNLVLTVYKHVTNPECRQYLLRQAYEEAVHTDTFIYCCDTLGLNPDDIYTMYETVPSIKAKDDFVVKLTSSILDPNFQTDTIENVQKFLHDLIGFYVIMEGIFFYAGFAMMLALKRQGKMVGIGEQFDYIMRDESIHLAFGCDLINTIKVENPEAWTESFQAEIVELIKQSVILEKTYAFDACPQGVLGINPDQFCTYVEYIADRRLERIDLPKVYGKKNPLPWMGQATDLNKEKNFFETRVIEYQTAGSLEW, via the coding sequence ATGTCGTCACAAGTACAAGGAATTCTAAATAATTCCACGATTAATCCTAACAAGATTTTGCCTATGCGTTATTTGTGGGCGCGCCAACATTATGTAGATGGCGTAGCAAATAACTGGACTCCAGAAGAAATTTCGATGCAAAAAGATGTTGAGCAATGGAAGTCAACAACATTCTTGAGCGATACAGAGCGGCGTATGATTTTGTGGAATCTAGGTTTTTTTTCCACCGCAGAATCATTAACAGCAAACAATTTGGTTCTCACGGTGTATAAGCACGTGACTAATCCTGAATGCCGTCAATATTTATTGCGTCAGGCATATGAAGAAGCAGTGCATACTGACACCTTTATTTATTGTTGTGATACATTAGGATTAAATCCTGATGACATTTACACCATGTATGAAACAGTGCCATCGATTAAAGCAAAAGATGACTTTGTTGTTAAGTTGACATCATCTATTCTTGATCCGAACTTCCAAACTGATACCATTGAAAATGTTCAGAAGTTTTTACATGACCTTATTGGGTTTTATGTAATTATGGAAGGCATTTTCTTCTATGCTGGTTTTGCCATGATGCTTGCATTAAAGCGTCAAGGCAAGATGGTTGGTATTGGCGAGCAATTTGATTACATTATGCGCGATGAAAGCATTCATTTAGCATTTGGTTGCGATTTGATTAATACTATCAAGGTTGAAAACCCTGAAGCATGGACTGAGAGCTTTCAAGCTGAGATTGTTGAACTTATTAAGCAATCAGTGATTCTTGAAAAGACCTATGCTTTTGATGCATGTCCACAAGGCGTGCTTGGCATCAACCCTGACCAATTCTGCACCTATGTTGAATATATTGCTGACCGTCGTTTAGAGCGTATTGATTTGCCAAAAGTCTATGGCAAGAAGAATCCATTACCTTGGATGGGTCAGGCAACTGATTTGAACAAGGAAAAGAATTTCTTTGAGACACGGGTTATTGAATATCAAACAGCCGGCTCATTAGAATGGTAG
- a CDS encoding thioredoxin family protein, producing the protein MKNIIICMALVSLVSSISIKSMAETAPLETTRGAQGVRSVTSKSQLDQLIKEGYIAVDFYADWCKPCQRLAPIIAQLAQEYSNVQFAKVNVSTLKEISDAYNIQSIPVVIFFKNGKQAAKLGGLRDKNEYKRTLDALYPKQ; encoded by the coding sequence ATGAAAAACATAATCATATGCATGGCTTTAGTAAGCCTTGTTAGTTCTATATCAATAAAGTCTATGGCAGAAACAGCCCCCCTAGAAACCACACGAGGAGCACAAGGAGTTCGATCTGTAACATCTAAAAGCCAGCTAGACCAATTAATCAAAGAAGGCTATATTGCCGTTGATTTTTATGCAGATTGGTGCAAACCATGCCAACGCCTTGCTCCTATTATTGCTCAACTTGCACAAGAATATTCCAATGTACAATTTGCTAAAGTAAATGTGAGTACACTCAAAGAAATCAGCGATGCTTATAATATTCAAAGCATTCCCGTAGTTATATTCTTTAAGAATGGCAAACAAGCAGCTAAACTTGGTGGCCTACGAGATAAAAACGAATACAAACGAACACTCGATGCATTATATCCAAAACAATAA
- a CDS encoding thioredoxin family protein, with translation MKKLHALALATTILPIILITQAGFTCSSNKPAEEQTPQQKSVESQSPQKSSSETTSKTGGSVYSLTPGDDFDQLIKQGNVVVDFYGTWCPPCQRLAPILNQLAQEYSHITFIKVDTDKFEDLSSKYNIRSLPTLIFFKDGKKIQQGGSQTDKNAYKKTLDAFYPQQ, from the coding sequence ATGAAGAAACTACATGCATTAGCATTAGCTACCACTATCTTACCAATCATACTGATTACACAAGCTGGATTCACCTGCTCGTCAAACAAACCAGCTGAAGAACAAACACCACAACAAAAATCAGTCGAGAGCCAATCTCCTCAAAAATCATCGTCTGAAACCACAAGCAAAACCGGTGGATCGGTATATTCATTAACGCCAGGAGATGATTTTGACCAATTAATAAAACAAGGCAACGTTGTCGTAGATTTTTATGGCACCTGGTGCCCACCTTGCCAACGACTAGCCCCTATTTTAAATCAACTTGCACAAGAATACTCGCATATAACCTTCATCAAAGTTGATACTGATAAATTTGAAGACTTAAGTAGCAAATACAACATTAGAAGCCTCCCAACACTCATATTCTTTAAAGATGGCAAAAAAATACAGCAAGGTGGCAGTCAAACAGACAAAAATGCATACAAAAAAACACTCGATGCATTCTATCCACAACAATAA